A region of Pleionea litopenaei DNA encodes the following proteins:
- a CDS encoding aminotransferase class V-fold PLP-dependent enzyme yields the protein MNQKPLLKILLLESRSELLFELRENLFKTSATFERDDIQIELEGFSEATLALESIRNDGDIQAVVISWPEQSEQSTSEEYQQLVATIKQIRLELPVYVLGVDSEGLKIVDESSEIESFFFKDDVLSDPEAILGYIINDFDDRCETPFWTAYKRYVIESNDSWHTPGHSGGASFRNSPYIKDFYQFYGRNVFVGDLSVSVDFLGSLSDSTHAIGRAQQSAATTFEVNQTYFVTNGSSTSNKIILQTLLRRNDKVIIDRNCHKSVHYGIIQSSSLPIYLNSIFDPHYGIFSPPSLTDIKQAIDENKDAKLLVLTGCTYDGLLTDLKQVIDYAHDHDVKVFIDEAWFAYSLFHPTLRPYSAIECGADYVTHSAHKVVSAFSQASYIHINDPDFDEDFFREIFSIYASTSPKYQLIASLDVCHKQLEMEGYKLINALLSHVQEFKSQVAQLKRIKILDAKDFAAVFSHFESDNMGHDPLKILIDISALPYSCKTVHQYLMDEIGLEIEKYTHSTLLVLLTLGGTRSKIVRLYNALKKLDSGKVKLSSLKRPTRVPDALPPIDLAMLPADAFYARRDHISIAESEGRICSGLITPYPPGIPLLVPGQKIQAQHLDYLKSLSMQQITIQGSLDGTIAVVADD from the coding sequence ATGAATCAAAAACCTTTGCTGAAAATTTTGCTCTTAGAGTCGAGATCTGAACTTCTATTTGAACTTCGAGAAAATCTCTTTAAAACATCCGCCACCTTCGAACGTGATGACATTCAAATCGAACTTGAAGGGTTCAGTGAAGCGACATTAGCGCTAGAATCAATACGAAACGATGGTGATATTCAGGCCGTTGTTATTAGCTGGCCGGAACAGTCGGAACAAAGTACCAGTGAAGAATATCAACAATTAGTGGCTACGATTAAACAAATTAGACTCGAACTACCGGTCTATGTGCTGGGTGTTGATAGCGAAGGCTTAAAAATCGTCGATGAGTCGAGTGAAATAGAGTCATTCTTTTTCAAAGATGATGTATTGTCTGACCCAGAGGCCATTTTAGGCTATATCATTAATGACTTTGATGACCGTTGTGAAACGCCTTTCTGGACAGCTTATAAGCGCTATGTCATTGAGTCGAATGATTCTTGGCATACACCTGGACATAGTGGGGGGGCAAGTTTTCGAAATTCTCCCTATATCAAAGATTTCTATCAGTTTTATGGTCGTAATGTATTTGTCGGAGATTTATCCGTATCGGTCGATTTTTTAGGTTCGCTATCAGATAGTACACATGCTATTGGTCGAGCCCAGCAGTCTGCAGCAACAACGTTTGAAGTTAATCAAACCTATTTTGTTACCAATGGTTCTTCGACATCGAATAAAATCATTTTACAAACGCTATTGAGAAGAAATGATAAAGTCATTATTGACCGTAATTGCCATAAATCCGTTCATTACGGTATTATACAATCATCAAGTCTTCCAATTTATCTCAATAGCATTTTTGATCCGCACTACGGAATTTTTTCTCCCCCATCGTTGACAGATATCAAACAAGCCATTGATGAAAACAAAGATGCAAAGCTTTTGGTATTAACCGGCTGTACTTACGATGGTCTTCTAACCGATCTAAAGCAGGTTATTGATTACGCGCATGATCATGACGTTAAAGTCTTTATTGATGAAGCTTGGTTTGCCTACTCACTATTTCATCCTACGTTGCGACCTTATTCTGCGATTGAGTGTGGAGCTGATTACGTTACTCATTCTGCTCACAAAGTTGTATCAGCCTTCTCACAAGCATCGTATATTCACATTAACGATCCAGATTTTGATGAAGACTTTTTTAGAGAAATCTTTAGCATTTATGCATCGACTTCTCCCAAATATCAGCTCATTGCATCACTGGATGTTTGTCACAAACAGCTTGAAATGGAAGGGTACAAGTTGATTAATGCTTTGCTAAGTCATGTGCAAGAATTTAAGTCGCAGGTCGCACAATTAAAGCGAATAAAAATATTAGACGCAAAAGACTTCGCTGCCGTTTTCTCCCATTTTGAAAGTGATAACATGGGACATGATCCGCTCAAAATATTAATTGATATTTCAGCCTTACCCTACTCATGCAAAACGGTTCACCAGTACTTAATGGATGAAATAGGATTAGAAATTGAGAAGTATACTCATAGCACCTTATTAGTTCTTTTAACCTTGGGCGGAACGCGTTCGAAAATTGTTCGACTTTATAATGCACTGAAAAAATTAGACTCTGGAAAAGTCAAATTATCTAGCTTAAAGCGACCAACGCGAGTACCTGATGCTTTACCGCCTATTGATTTAGCAATGCTTCCTGCCGATGCTTTTTATGCACGAAGAGATCATATATCGATAGCCGAGTCGGAAGGTAGAATCTGTTCAGGTCTTATTACACCTTACCCGCCGGGAATCCCATTGTTGGTGCCTGGACAAAAAATACAAGCGCAACATTTAGATTATTTAAAGTCATTATCGATGCAACAAATCACCATTCAAGGTAGTTTAGATGGAACCATTGCGGTGGTTGCCGACGATTAA
- a CDS encoding MBOAT family O-acyltransferase: MIFNTPLFFLFFAIFILCYGFIFLNHRPKIYLIIVGSLIFYGAWNYRFIPLLVGSAVADYFIAQAIANASTVSRKKWLVTLSLTINLGVLALFKYADFVLISVADFLSAFGYQASLPTLSWVLPVGISFYTFQSLSYTIDVYRGDMKPRKGLAEFVAALSFFPQLVAGPILRAKQILPQMHALALPTWLEAKHAFLLITVGLIKKTGADLLAIPAQKAFESPETLSTLELWTGVIAFAGQIYGDFSGYTDMAIGFALLLGFKIPLNFRVPYFAVSPVDFWRRWHISLSTWLRDYLYISLGGNRTGQRTRNIFITMLLGGLWHGAAWTFVAWGAFHGVIITVTHFLAQLRIFSSFNQGSETWKRIFKWSITFYLILLGWVLFRAETMSDAWAMFVGMHTLAKDAIISTQAIVVFIVVIIWTGLTHLMDHFVLKGSDKFESKGWLFWPLMVIGQLLCLLIGEPSNEFIYFQF, from the coding sequence ATGATTTTTAATACGCCACTCTTTTTTCTGTTCTTTGCAATTTTCATTCTTTGTTATGGATTTATTTTCTTAAATCATCGTCCAAAAATCTATTTAATCATTGTTGGAAGCCTGATTTTCTATGGTGCCTGGAATTATCGATTTATTCCGTTACTGGTCGGTAGCGCTGTCGCCGATTACTTTATTGCCCAAGCCATCGCAAATGCTTCAACGGTCAGTCGCAAAAAATGGCTGGTTACGCTTTCTTTGACTATCAATCTTGGTGTTCTGGCTCTGTTTAAATACGCCGACTTCGTTTTGATTTCGGTAGCTGACTTCTTAAGTGCTTTCGGATATCAAGCGTCGTTACCTACACTTTCTTGGGTGTTACCGGTCGGAATTTCCTTTTATACCTTTCAAAGTTTGAGCTATACCATCGATGTTTATCGAGGTGATATGAAACCACGAAAAGGTCTCGCGGAGTTTGTCGCTGCTTTGTCTTTCTTCCCACAGCTTGTGGCAGGCCCTATCTTAAGAGCAAAGCAAATATTACCCCAAATGCATGCATTAGCACTGCCGACTTGGCTAGAAGCGAAACACGCATTTTTGCTGATTACCGTTGGTCTAATTAAAAAGACGGGAGCTGATTTGTTGGCCATACCCGCGCAAAAAGCCTTCGAGTCTCCTGAAACTTTGAGCACATTAGAGTTGTGGACGGGTGTCATTGCTTTTGCGGGTCAGATATACGGAGACTTTTCTGGCTACACCGATATGGCTATCGGCTTTGCCTTGTTACTCGGTTTCAAAATACCACTGAATTTTAGAGTCCCCTATTTCGCGGTATCTCCGGTGGATTTTTGGCGACGATGGCATATTTCATTATCGACATGGTTAAGGGACTATTTGTACATCTCTCTCGGAGGCAATCGTACCGGACAACGTACTCGAAACATTTTTATTACTATGTTGCTTGGAGGTCTATGGCATGGCGCCGCATGGACTTTTGTCGCATGGGGAGCCTTTCATGGAGTCATCATTACGGTTACTCATTTCTTGGCACAACTGCGTATTTTTTCAAGCTTTAATCAAGGCTCTGAAACTTGGAAGCGCATTTTCAAGTGGTCAATTACCTTCTACTTAATTTTACTTGGCTGGGTGCTGTTTCGTGCGGAGACGATGTCAGATGCCTGGGCAATGTTTGTCGGTATGCATACACTTGCGAAAGACGCGATTATTAGCACTCAAGCCATCGTTGTATTTATTGTCGTCATCATCTGGACCGGCTTAACACATTTAATGGATCACTTTGTATTAAAGGGCTCTGACAAGTTCGAAAGTAAAGGCTGGTTATTTTGGCCATTAATGGTGATCGGTCAATTGTTATGTTTACTAATAGGAGAGCCCAGCAATGAGTTCATCTACTTCCAATTCTAG
- a CDS encoding TonB-dependent receptor, which translates to MLRIQTLALSVIAATTLASNSVVASSEGTNPEETIVITATRTPVAKSAVPATIKIIDGDELREQLAASESLSDVLGNLLPSFSPSRQKLTNSGETLRGRKPLYLIDGVPQSNPLRDGARSANTIDPMMIERVEVILGANAIQGMGASGGIINIVTRQAQQGTQHQVTSGFSVAPANSGDTLSYDLGYLLSHGQDNWQLVTGIRIKETGMYVDGNGELIGVDSTQGDTMDAKSHDVFAKVGYQFSDTQSLEFMLNHFNLASNGDYIVEAGDRANNIAAVSIEGELEGDAAENEVTTVSINFHDQDWFSGDFKWQVFSQSFSALYGGGRFATFQDPALGNNIYDQSRNDSNKIGSRITINWQKIANTGFDITTGFDFLRDRTYQELAQTQRKWVPSTDFENWAPYIQTRYQIGDWHLNAGLRYEHGELQVDDFTTLYAYNSTQVAGGSPSFNEMLSNVGVVYDFSSQWRGYVSLSEGFSMPDVGRVLRGINQPGLAVDSFLDLQPVLTDNSEVGIEFRGEVAQFSLSYFQSNSDLGSRLSANADGIYEVNREKTDIYGVEASLDIDLLTNSLLGFDYSDTEGKYDSNDDGKVDSKLDGRNIAPRRLNAFLTHRWSDQWQSRLQWNKFYNRHIYVGSAAINNFEGYSTIDITTTLTTENIGQFIFGIENLADEDYFTYYAQTAGNDARNFKGRGQTVRVNWQYQW; encoded by the coding sequence ATGTTACGTATCCAAACGCTAGCGCTAAGCGTCATTGCCGCTACCACTCTAGCTTCGAATTCTGTGGTAGCAAGCTCTGAAGGCACCAATCCTGAAGAGACTATCGTTATCACAGCAACTCGAACACCCGTCGCCAAAAGCGCTGTACCAGCGACCATAAAGATCATTGACGGTGATGAATTACGAGAACAACTCGCCGCCAGTGAGAGTCTATCGGATGTCTTGGGGAACCTATTACCGTCCTTCAGCCCTTCACGACAAAAACTAACCAATTCAGGCGAAACACTCCGGGGTCGCAAACCATTGTATCTAATCGATGGTGTTCCTCAATCAAATCCATTGCGTGATGGAGCTCGTTCCGCCAATACCATCGATCCAATGATGATCGAACGTGTCGAAGTCATCTTAGGTGCGAATGCGATTCAGGGCATGGGAGCGAGTGGCGGAATCATCAATATCGTGACGCGACAGGCTCAACAAGGTACGCAACATCAAGTCACTTCAGGCTTCTCGGTCGCTCCTGCGAACAGTGGCGATACTCTGTCATACGATCTTGGGTACTTGTTAAGTCATGGCCAAGACAATTGGCAACTAGTAACGGGAATTCGTATCAAAGAAACCGGAATGTATGTTGATGGCAACGGAGAATTAATCGGCGTGGACTCTACTCAAGGTGACACCATGGACGCCAAAAGTCATGATGTCTTCGCTAAGGTCGGCTACCAATTCAGCGACACTCAAAGCCTTGAGTTTATGCTTAATCATTTTAATCTAGCGTCGAACGGCGACTACATTGTCGAGGCCGGAGACCGCGCCAATAACATTGCAGCCGTTTCAATTGAAGGAGAACTCGAGGGCGACGCGGCTGAAAACGAAGTCACCACTGTAAGCATTAATTTTCATGATCAAGACTGGTTTAGCGGTGATTTTAAGTGGCAAGTTTTTTCCCAAAGTTTCTCAGCACTCTACGGTGGTGGACGTTTCGCGACCTTTCAAGATCCTGCCTTAGGAAACAATATCTATGATCAGTCGCGCAACGACTCCAATAAAATTGGTTCACGCATCACCATCAACTGGCAAAAAATTGCGAACACTGGATTCGATATTACCACTGGATTTGATTTCCTACGTGACAGAACCTATCAAGAGCTAGCGCAAACGCAACGCAAATGGGTACCCAGTACCGACTTTGAGAACTGGGCGCCCTATATTCAAACGCGCTATCAGATCGGCGACTGGCATTTAAACGCAGGGCTTCGTTATGAACATGGCGAACTGCAAGTGGACGACTTTACAACGCTTTATGCCTACAACAGCACCCAAGTCGCAGGCGGCTCTCCTTCTTTCAATGAAATGCTTAGCAATGTCGGTGTCGTCTATGACTTTTCTTCACAGTGGCGCGGTTATGTCAGCCTATCAGAGGGATTTAGCATGCCCGACGTCGGCCGAGTTCTACGAGGCATCAACCAGCCAGGTTTAGCGGTCGATTCTTTCTTAGATTTACAACCCGTTCTCACTGACAACAGCGAAGTTGGTATTGAATTTCGGGGAGAGGTGGCTCAGTTTAGTTTGAGTTATTTCCAATCTAACTCTGATCTAGGTTCTCGATTGTCAGCCAATGCTGATGGTATCTATGAAGTTAATCGTGAGAAAACCGATATTTATGGCGTTGAAGCATCGTTAGATATTGATCTATTAACGAATTCTTTATTAGGTTTTGACTACAGTGATACCGAAGGTAAATACGACAGCAATGATGATGGCAAAGTTGATAGTAAACTTGATGGACGAAATATCGCGCCACGTCGGTTAAATGCATTCTTAACTCACCGTTGGTCTGATCAATGGCAATCTCGTTTACAATGGAACAAGTTCTATAATCGTCACATCTATGTTGGCAGTGCGGCGATTAATAATTTTGAGGGATATAGCACTATTGATATCACTACAACACTTACCACTGAAAACATTGGTCAATTTATTTTTGGAATCGAAAATCTCGCCGACGAAGACTACTTCACTTACTACGCACAAACGGCCGGTAATGACGCACGAAACTTTAAGGGTCGAGGACAAACAGTTCGAGTGAACTGGCAATATCAATGGTAA
- a CDS encoding PepSY-associated TM helix domain-containing protein: MSVKKSINWLHRWLGLALSLWLFLISLTGTLLLFKNDLLKLTYPELKSAVILNSYELPDDLSHAQYTLLPNQVRHWVEVVDIHQTRHYYSASGEKVLARAALNDWIDVMVEFHHHLLLNQLGKQLQGIFGIGALFLLLSGIYKWWPKRRLGNKDFQITWAKPGNKKFGQTLWQSHRTFGVILFIPMLIVTATGTAMIYSSEVKSALIFFFPNTNDEQSTNQFTIPALNESNYSSWSARLAQVDQIFNSAQPSVIYHQANKIRLKQVAEWHPNGRSYIEYNSDGNTIKQMTNYHKLALGEQISHTVYPLHIASVGGSVYLTLIIVSGVVLLWLSISGAWFWWWKRQLKKR, from the coding sequence ATGTCGGTTAAAAAATCGATCAATTGGTTACATCGATGGCTGGGTCTTGCACTCAGCCTTTGGCTTTTTTTAATTAGCCTAACGGGAACGCTTTTACTCTTTAAAAATGATCTCTTGAAACTGACTTATCCCGAACTTAAATCAGCGGTGATTTTAAACAGCTATGAACTTCCAGACGATCTCAGTCATGCGCAATACACTTTGCTACCAAATCAAGTCCGTCACTGGGTTGAAGTAGTCGATATCCACCAAACCAGACATTACTACTCCGCATCGGGCGAAAAAGTATTGGCTCGTGCAGCGCTCAATGATTGGATCGACGTTATGGTAGAGTTTCATCATCATTTATTGCTCAATCAGCTGGGAAAACAGTTGCAAGGTATTTTTGGCATTGGCGCACTCTTTTTACTCTTATCAGGGATCTATAAGTGGTGGCCGAAACGTCGACTAGGGAATAAAGATTTTCAGATTACTTGGGCGAAGCCAGGGAACAAAAAATTCGGGCAAACCTTATGGCAATCGCATCGAACGTTTGGCGTTATATTATTCATTCCTATGTTGATTGTAACGGCAACCGGAACGGCGATGATTTATTCGAGCGAAGTAAAAAGTGCACTGATCTTTTTCTTCCCAAATACCAATGATGAACAATCAACAAATCAATTTACAATCCCTGCCCTAAACGAGAGTAATTATTCATCTTGGTCTGCTCGACTTGCACAAGTTGATCAGATATTCAATTCTGCTCAACCTTCGGTCATCTATCATCAAGCGAACAAAATACGTTTAAAGCAGGTAGCTGAGTGGCATCCCAATGGACGAAGTTACATAGAATACAATTCGGATGGTAATACCATTAAACAAATGACTAATTATCATAAACTGGCTCTTGGAGAACAGATTTCACACACGGTTTATCCTCTGCACATTGCTTCGGTAGGTGGCTCAGTTTATCTTACTTTGATCATTGTTAGCGGAGTCGTTTTGCTTTGGCTTAGCATTAGCGGCGCATGGTTTTGGTGGTGGAAACGCCAACTTAAAAAACGTTAA
- the yghU gene encoding glutathione-dependent disulfide-bond oxidoreductase: MSDPVYTPPKIWQWDASSGGKFANINRPESGATHEKALPVGKHPLQLYSLATPNGVKVTILLEELLAAGVDEAEYDAWPINILEGDQFGSGFVSVNPNSKIPALVDHSQTPKLPIFESGAILLYLAEKFNRFIPSEIHQRTECLSWLFWQMGSAPFLGGGFGHFYAYAPEKYEYPINRYAMEAKRQLDVLDKHLAKHPFMVGNEYSIADMAIWPWYGALVQNKVYDAAEFLQVQDYKHLVRWTEEIAEREAVKRGVMVNKTWGEENEQVPERHGKQDFPS; the protein is encoded by the coding sequence ATGAGTGATCCAGTCTATACCCCTCCTAAAATTTGGCAATGGGATGCCAGTAGTGGTGGAAAATTTGCCAATATTAACCGACCTGAATCGGGAGCTACTCACGAGAAAGCGCTACCGGTAGGTAAACATCCTTTACAACTTTACTCTCTTGCAACACCGAATGGTGTCAAGGTAACTATCTTGTTAGAAGAGCTATTGGCCGCGGGCGTTGATGAAGCCGAATACGATGCGTGGCCAATTAATATATTAGAAGGTGACCAGTTTGGCAGTGGGTTTGTGAGTGTTAATCCGAACTCCAAGATACCAGCGTTGGTTGATCACAGTCAGACACCGAAATTACCAATTTTCGAGTCGGGAGCAATTTTGCTCTACTTAGCCGAAAAATTTAATCGCTTTATTCCTTCTGAAATTCATCAGCGTACGGAATGTTTGTCTTGGTTGTTTTGGCAAATGGGGAGCGCTCCCTTTCTAGGTGGAGGTTTCGGACATTTCTATGCCTACGCACCGGAGAAATATGAGTACCCTATTAATCGTTACGCGATGGAAGCGAAACGTCAGTTGGATGTGCTCGATAAACATTTAGCGAAGCATCCGTTTATGGTGGGTAACGAGTACTCAATTGCTGATATGGCAATTTGGCCTTGGTATGGCGCCCTAGTGCAGAATAAAGTCTACGACGCGGCTGAGTTTTTACAAGTACAAGACTATAAACATTTAGTTCGATGGACTGAAGAAATTGCTGAGCGAGAAGCTGTAAAACGCGGTGTTATGGTCAATAAAACTTGGGGTGAGGAAAACGAACAGGTTCCAGAACGCCACGGTAAGCAAGATTTTCCTAGTTAA
- a CDS encoding acyltransferase, which translates to MQLNYIHSFRGIAIVFIVLGHALYFQFDWSNNPELFNLLKDVLSNGTVLFVFISGYLFKHLNGKYPLKTYYKTKFQNLVIPYLLLSIPAIVFTVWVAPSYSQLEVFHSGSVVEQVMAHYLVGGAHVNYALWFMPMIIVIILMAPLLAKIFQNRWFYWLLVPLIVMSMFLHRGPVPIVDVPRHVAYFLPVFITGMWINDYREQLEPIFERYALMLFVIVSALIAIQFNFASYHGSLLTDAAFDNAQWQFDFEFIQKLLMCAFLIGLLRRYQSLNGRLLDILARYSFTIFFCHIYIFVLIELLIGQQNVDSSFALWLLRGLVSLSVCCLIGIIGKRVLGRYSRQIIAS; encoded by the coding sequence ATGCAGCTGAATTATATTCACTCGTTTCGCGGGATTGCGATTGTTTTTATCGTTTTAGGTCATGCGCTCTATTTTCAATTCGATTGGTCAAATAATCCTGAATTGTTTAATCTTCTCAAAGATGTTTTAAGTAACGGCACGGTTTTATTTGTATTTATATCCGGCTACTTATTTAAACACCTAAACGGTAAGTACCCTCTTAAGACCTACTACAAAACGAAATTTCAGAATTTAGTCATTCCCTACTTATTGTTGTCGATACCAGCGATTGTCTTCACTGTTTGGGTCGCACCCAGCTATAGTCAGTTAGAAGTGTTCCATTCGGGCAGCGTCGTTGAACAAGTGATGGCACATTACTTGGTTGGCGGCGCTCATGTCAATTATGCCCTTTGGTTTATGCCGATGATCATTGTGATCATTTTGATGGCGCCTTTATTGGCTAAAATCTTTCAGAATCGTTGGTTTTACTGGTTGCTTGTTCCTCTCATTGTTATGTCGATGTTTTTGCATCGAGGACCCGTTCCTATTGTCGATGTGCCAAGGCACGTCGCCTACTTTTTACCGGTGTTTATTACCGGCATGTGGATCAATGATTATCGAGAGCAGCTAGAGCCCATTTTCGAACGTTATGCATTGATGCTATTTGTGATAGTGAGTGCATTAATTGCCATTCAATTCAACTTCGCGTCTTATCATGGTTCTTTGTTAACGGATGCCGCGTTTGATAATGCACAATGGCAATTTGATTTTGAGTTTATTCAAAAGTTATTGATGTGTGCCTTCTTAATCGGTTTACTCAGGCGCTATCAGAGCCTAAATGGTCGACTATTGGATATATTGGCTCGTTATAGCTTTACCATATTCTTCTGTCATATATACATCTTTGTATTGATCGAACTACTGATTGGTCAGCAAAATGTTGATTCTAGTTTCGCCCTTTGGTTGCTACGCGGACTGGTCAGCTTATCAGTTTGTTGCTTGATCGGTATTATTGGCAAGCGGGTACTCGGTCGCTATAGTCGTCAGATCATTGCGAGTTAA
- a CDS encoding BsuPI-related putative proteinase inhibitor, with product MMNALCKVLLTGSLVTSSIMSFANDFMPMQMQDQKVFKHNGQEVNVEVVDTYGSNWKKFSNYLGRNSQWVWSSDSSQQVYWFNDDGETQLLVDFSDEVGTTYNVDIDGCTTQATLAEKALEASTLAGSFSDSIKLVFNGNCADAGLAEATFAPGVGLVSYAQQSIIGPVVTELTSAKIAGVVFPQFQGIAVTTDFPVGRVLSNEQDKVSAYITLTNHSSSPEVFRFNSSQTFEIEILNAYGEVVNKWSANKRFTQALQSIELAAGASKRFGGELTLVNFNGEALDVGSYTLKIMVMGSNHPEASVFSAVSFGAQAPLFIDQRMSIAQ from the coding sequence ATGATGAACGCTTTATGTAAGGTTTTATTAACGGGAAGTTTAGTTACCTCAAGCATTATGTCATTCGCGAATGATTTCATGCCGATGCAAATGCAAGACCAAAAAGTATTCAAGCATAATGGTCAAGAAGTAAACGTTGAAGTTGTTGATACCTATGGCAGCAACTGGAAAAAGTTTTCAAACTATTTAGGTCGTAACAGTCAGTGGGTATGGAGTTCAGATTCGAGCCAACAAGTTTATTGGTTTAATGACGATGGTGAGACTCAATTATTGGTCGATTTTTCTGACGAAGTCGGTACCACGTATAACGTTGATATCGATGGTTGTACAACGCAGGCAACTTTGGCAGAAAAGGCCCTTGAAGCATCAACATTAGCAGGAAGCTTTAGCGACAGTATAAAATTGGTTTTTAACGGTAACTGTGCCGATGCAGGTTTAGCTGAAGCGACTTTTGCTCCAGGTGTAGGTTTGGTGTCTTATGCGCAACAAAGTATTATTGGTCCCGTTGTGACTGAGCTAACGAGCGCGAAAATTGCTGGCGTTGTCTTTCCGCAGTTTCAAGGTATTGCTGTCACGACTGATTTTCCAGTTGGACGCGTTTTATCAAATGAACAAGATAAAGTGTCGGCTTACATCACTTTAACCAATCATTCTAGTTCTCCAGAAGTTTTTCGCTTTAACTCTTCACAGACGTTTGAGATAGAAATTCTTAATGCTTATGGTGAAGTTGTGAATAAATGGTCAGCCAACAAACGCTTTACTCAAGCTTTGCAATCGATTGAGCTAGCGGCTGGTGCTTCAAAGCGTTTTGGCGGTGAGCTTACATTGGTAAACTTTAATGGCGAAGCTCTAGATGTGGGTAGCTACACTTTGAAGATTATGGTTATGGGAAGCAATCACCCAGAAGCGAGCGTATTTAGTGCGGTCTCTTTTGGCGCACAAGCCCCTCTATTTATTGACCAGCGAATGAGTATTGCCCAGTAA
- a CDS encoding transposase produces the protein MTQPRKTLIDLNQTSYYHCIARCVRRAFLCGEDAFSGKNYEHRKDWVVERLSLLADTFAIDVASYAVMSNHYHLVLRVDIEKAEQWSETNVIRRWKRLYKIPLIVNRYLKGNASPALTQMAQELITEWRQRLTDISWFMRCLNEYLARKANIEDQCTGRFWEGRFKSQALLDEAAVVTAMAYVDLNPIRANLASTPEDSDYTSVKQRVRNKDKDSSSRNVKLMKLTQSSNKSHRHGFNVTEADYLELVDYSGQAIRCDKRGYIPSDLPPVLERLNLEPDGFLELMQRDDNIAGLRAVGSPSALTHLLDSLDQRFIKGVGISNRLYSS, from the coding sequence ATGACGCAACCTCGAAAAACACTCATTGATTTAAACCAAACCAGCTATTACCACTGCATTGCTCGATGCGTAAGGCGCGCCTTCTTGTGTGGCGAAGATGCTTTTTCAGGCAAGAACTATGAGCATCGTAAAGATTGGGTAGTTGAGCGATTATCATTGCTGGCTGATACCTTTGCCATTGATGTGGCCAGCTACGCGGTCATGTCGAATCACTACCATCTGGTTCTACGAGTTGATATTGAAAAAGCCGAACAATGGTCCGAAACAAACGTCATCCGCCGTTGGAAACGACTGTACAAAATCCCGTTGATTGTGAACCGATACTTAAAAGGCAATGCCTCCCCGGCTCTCACTCAAATGGCTCAAGAGCTCATCACGGAGTGGCGACAACGACTTACCGATATCTCTTGGTTTATGCGCTGTTTGAACGAGTATTTAGCGCGTAAGGCAAATATAGAGGACCAATGCACAGGACGATTCTGGGAAGGACGCTTTAAGTCACAAGCGTTACTCGATGAAGCAGCGGTGGTGACAGCCATGGCTTATGTCGACTTAAATCCTATCAGAGCCAATCTAGCCAGTACACCTGAAGACTCGGATTACACCTCGGTAAAACAAAGAGTTCGAAATAAAGATAAGGACTCAAGTTCGCGCAACGTAAAGCTGATGAAGCTCACTCAATCAAGCAATAAGTCGCATCGACACGGGTTTAACGTAACTGAAGCCGATTATTTAGAGCTGGTCGATTACAGTGGGCAAGCTATTCGATGTGATAAACGAGGATACATTCCGAGTGACCTCCCACCGGTACTTGAAAGACTCAACCTAGAGCCTGATGGATTTCTTGAGTTAATGCAGCGAGACGACAACATTGCAGGTCTAAGAGCCGTCGGCTCGCCCTCTGCATTGACTCATTTGTTGGATAGTTTAGACCAACGATTCATTAAAGGCGTTGGTATTAGCAATAGACTTTATTCGAGTTAA